One genomic region from uncultured Subdoligranulum sp. encodes:
- a CDS encoding competence/damage-inducible protein A, with translation MTAEIICVGTELLLGDILNTNAQFLSRELAELGISVLHQHVIGDNPERLRDLVNRARQRSDLLVFSGGLGPTEDDLTKETVAQAFGDTLHFDEEEWQKILAFFARTNRKPTPNNRKQAMVPTIGHKIVNDFGTAPGAWFEDSTGHCAVLMPGVPREMKGMWTQQIRPALQKRQNCTIHSHTLRVLGGESSIATKVAPLFESTNPTAAIYCKTGESEIRITAREATPEAAERSCKAYLQKFRDILGDAAYDVDVPALEYTVVRILREKGLHAATAESCTGGMIAQRLTNVPGSSEVFGYGFVTYAEAAKQKLLGVDAALIEQYNVVSGPVAVAMAFGAARASGAELAVGITGLAGPGGALPGKPVGTVYLAGADARTNRGWLLRLVLGGYHERSIIRARAALYALDLLRRMALELPVPDGMAVTPQTPPQESNI, from the coding sequence GTGACGGCAGAGATCATCTGTGTGGGCACCGAGCTGCTGCTGGGGGATATCCTCAACACCAACGCCCAGTTCTTGAGCCGGGAACTGGCCGAGCTGGGCATCAGTGTGCTCCACCAGCATGTGATCGGGGATAACCCCGAGCGTCTGCGGGATCTCGTGAACCGGGCACGGCAGCGCAGCGACCTGCTGGTGTTTTCCGGCGGGCTGGGCCCCACCGAGGACGACCTGACCAAGGAGACGGTGGCCCAGGCTTTCGGCGATACGCTGCACTTTGACGAGGAGGAATGGCAGAAGATTCTCGCCTTCTTCGCCCGCACCAACCGCAAGCCCACCCCCAACAACCGCAAACAGGCCATGGTGCCCACCATCGGCCATAAGATCGTCAATGACTTCGGCACCGCCCCCGGCGCCTGGTTTGAGGACAGCACCGGCCACTGCGCCGTGCTCATGCCCGGGGTGCCCCGGGAGATGAAGGGGATGTGGACCCAGCAGATCCGCCCGGCACTGCAGAAGCGCCAGAACTGCACGATCCACTCCCACACGCTGCGGGTGCTGGGGGGCGAGAGCAGCATTGCCACCAAGGTGGCGCCCCTCTTTGAGAGCACCAACCCCACGGCGGCCATCTACTGCAAGACGGGGGAGAGCGAGATCCGCATCACCGCCCGGGAAGCCACCCCGGAAGCGGCGGAACGCTCCTGCAAGGCCTACCTGCAGAAGTTCCGGGACATCCTGGGGGATGCGGCCTACGATGTGGACGTGCCCGCCCTGGAATACACCGTGGTGCGCATCCTGCGGGAAAAAGGCCTGCACGCCGCCACGGCGGAAAGCTGCACCGGCGGCATGATCGCCCAGCGGCTCACCAACGTGCCAGGCTCCAGCGAGGTGTTCGGCTACGGCTTTGTCACCTACGCCGAGGCCGCCAAACAGAAACTGCTGGGGGTGGACGCCGCCCTCATCGAACAATACAACGTGGTGTCCGGCCCGGTGGCGGTGGCCATGGCCTTCGGTGCCGCCCGGGCTTCCGGCGCGGAGCTGGCGGTGGGCATCACCGGCCTGGCGGGCCCCGGCGGGGCGCTGCCCGGCAAACCGGTGGGCACCGTCTACCTGGCGGGGGCGGACGCCCGCACCAACCGGGGCTGGCTGCTGCGGCTGGTCCTGGGCGGCTACCACGAGCGCAGCATCATCCGCGCCCGGGCAGCCCTGTATGCCCTGGACCTTTTGCGGCGGATGGCACTGGAACTGCCGGTGCCGGACGGCATGGCCGTCACGCCCCAGACGCCGCCCCAGGAGAGCAACATCTGA